AAGGGGCTCAGGACCCTCTCTATGCACTGCCACCACCCTCTACGTGATGGGGGCAAGGCCCTGGCAGCTGCTAGCCTGATTCCTGAGCCTGATTCCTGGAGCCCTtcccctgctccaggtctccgAGGGTCTCACCCACGGGGGTGATTATGAAACCACTCCTGGCATCCTGGACATTAATTCATGCAGGAAACACTTCCCGCCACCAAAGGAAGAAGGCAACAAGGCAAGGGCAGGGCCTTGTCTCCCAGCACTGAAGGGCTGTCACTTGGAGGAGGAGCAGTGGGGAGAGCCTGCCATCAGACCGCCCAGGGGACAGCATcgtgtcttgtgtgtgtgtgcgtgcaatGTTGTAAGAGACAGCAGGAGGCCAGGTGACCTTGGCAATCTTGTCCCCACTCTATGCCCAGTACAGGAAATTCAGAGCTGTCTCATACCTGTGCCTGCCTCAGGAAGcccctgtctgtgtgtgtggaggaacACAGACCCAAGCCAAACCATCTAAGGCAGAGCTGAGTGTGGCAGGGGCTGCAAACCACCCAAGACACCCCAGGGAAATGTGCCAGCCACAATCCTCCCTTTGCAACCTCACCAAAGCCACTCTGACTAGACAAAGGACTGGAGTTGCCTGCCTAAGCGGGCAGAGCACTCAGTCCATGTGCACAGCTGGGGATTGAAACGGGTGGAGGTAGGGGACTGGGTCATCATCTCCCTATGCCAGTCATGCCCCCCAACCCAACGAATGGGGTACAGGATGGGCCAATCAGAGCGGTGGTACCTCCATGACAGAGCCCTCGGAGCTGTAGAGCGCAGCCAGCACGGACTTCTGCAAAAACCCGAAGAAGTAGCCTTCATTCCCCACGCCCCAGGTAGGATGCCTTCTGTCAGGGGCCTCTaccctgctgctcctgccctcctcccGCCCCTCTGCACCCTCCGAGCACCTCCCAGACTCCCTTGGCTCCAgggctcctccctctccccttcaaCCCTGGATGGCGCTCTAGCCAAGCAGCAAGTTCTCACCGAGGCCACCTGGAAAGAGTTGTTTGTGCCTCTGTGATCCAGGTCATGACACATGCAGGAAATGAACAAGGCAAAAATCTCGATGTCCCTggtaagaaggaggaggaagtcaACCACCCTGCTGGTTCCCGGTGTCAGAGGGAGAGGGGGGCTGGTGGGATGGGAGCCACCTGCTCAGGAGGCTGGGACACCTGTAGCCGCTTCCCAGGCAGACATCCCACCCCAGTGTGTggcagagctaggctgcagcagacctGTTAGTTTGCTACTCACTGGCCATGCGGCTGGGGAGACAGCCCTGccccacgccccccccccccccccccgggcagcACTCACTCGAGGTAGTTGGAGAGCTCCAGGTTCTTGTAGAGCAAGTAGCAGAAGTGGGACACGGAAAAGGCGTGCATCCAGTTGTGGTAGGGAGGATCACGGTAGCCCTTCTTCACCATCAGACAGAACCTGGCCAGGGGTCAGCCAGCACGGAGGCTTCAGCCCTccaggctctgccctgccccATTCCTCGCCCCTCTCTCTTCACCACCTCCCCTGTAAAACCATGCCTGGCCTCCAGGTCCTCAGGGAGAACTCTCCCTGCAAGGAGGGTGTCATGGGGGCAGGGGCACCCACCGGGCCAGAGTGGGGCAGTCAATCTTGTAGTTGTTGATGAAGTTCATGTCCTGCAGCATGCTCAGGATGGCCTGGGGCAGAGAGGACAGCAGAGAGGCTGTGAGGGCGGTCAAGGTGGCGGGGCTCCAGCCTCCGCCTTTCTTGAAGCCCTATACTCAGAAAATTTTGGAGTCTCAAACCTTCAACATAATCTTTACAGAGAGGCCTAAATCAGTCAGACTATGCATTCCTAGAGCCATGAACTCTGAGAAATCTAAGGGTTCTAGggagctgacactgtggcacaccatgtaaagcctcagcctgtgatgccagcatcccatatggacactggttcatgtctcggctgctccacttccaatccagctccctgctaatgcacctgggaaagcatcagaggatagaacaagggcttgagcccctgtacccatgtgggagaccacgaagaagctccaggatcctggtttcaacctggtccagccctggccattgagaccatttggggagtgaaccagtgaacagacgatctctctgtctctgcctctctgtctctctataattatgactttcaaataagataaacctttttaaaaagagagaaagaaaaattctaaGAGATCTCAGCACTAAGAACTCGGTAACAAAGctcacaaaaaaatcttaaaaaaaaaaaaaataggaagtggGTATAaacccactccagcccctggtcGACCACCCAGCCAAGCCTGTGGCCTGGTGGCCCCGAGACCACTCTCCACCCTCAGGGCACCTCCTCAGCTTTCTTGACAACTCTCTCACTGGGAAGTTCTGACGCACATCTACCCTAAACCGCTGGCAGCACAGTCCCTCTCCCGCGCCACCCCCGCCCACCATGGAGAGGAGCCGGCGCACCATGGACGTATCATCTTCCGGCAGAGAGCGTGGTGTATAGGTAAAGTTGGCAAAGTTTGAATCAATGGAAGCCACGGGCTGGATGCCGTCGTGGAGGAGTTTGGTGTATTCATCATCAGAGACCTAGATGGGACAGGCCGGGGTATTAGAGGACAGCCCCCACCCGGCGTCAAATTCCCTGGGGGCCGTCACCCACAGTGCACCACAGCCACTCACCGGAAGGCCACTGGGCAAGAGATTCCCCATGTCTCCCCACAACCTGCAACCCACCTCCTGCACCTGCCTTCCTGTGACCACCCTAAGGCAGAAGAGATGCCCCCCACGATTCCCCCAAACCATGGCAGCCTTCTGTGGCCACTAACTTGCAGTCCTTCGTCTGGCCTGCTCCCTGTCTCACTTACTCCTTCCCACCACAGCTCTGAGTCCAGGCCCAGCATCCAGAAGCTTTTCTCTGGACACAGGGGAGAGACGGATGTCCACACACTTAGAGCTAAGACCTGGGGTAGCATTTTGGACTCAGGTCTGGGAATGGGACAGAGCATCAGTCATGAGGACTGCCCAGGACCACCTGGGGAGCTGTGAGGATATGAAAGTTCCCAGGCTTTGGCAGTTCCCAGGTTTGTTCCCCTGGATACAGGGAATAGGAGCAGAAGCCAGTTTTTGCCAAGACTGGGTGCTGCTGGCTACTTTCAACCCAAGAAACAGCTCAGAAGAAAGACTGCCTGCCAGGTGTGGCTGGGGAGAGGGGGGGACGTGTTGCGGAggggcagggccccagggctggAGAAGGATGGGAAAGCAGGGTGCACCTCACCTTCATATGGTACATCATCATCTCATTGGCCAGATGGCTGCGGTACTGGGCTTCATTCACTTTTTTGTAGAGGAGGGACTAGgggcacagagagggaggaagagctcAGGCAAGCTGGTTGTAAAATCTtagcaatgcctggagctgggtTGCGGGTCATACAGGAAGCCCCCTCTCTGTCCCATTGTCTGGCCCCAGTCCGACCCACCCCCAGCATTGCCAGGACATCCCTGTTTTCCTTCGCCAGCAGGTTCAGCCCCTGCTCTGGCCCTCTGCAGCCCTGCAAAACCTAGACCCAATCTTCACCATGGAGCCGGGCCCAGGGCTGGGAAGCAATGTATGATCAGGGATGGGAGGACGGACCCCCAGTTAgattcccaggccagagctgccAGCAACCCCAGACACAAAGACCcgacatttttgaaaagaagctGACCAGCATCTTGTGTAGGGTCTGCTATCAGAGAAGGGGGTTGCTTTTGACAACTGGGGTTTCCCATGTCCTGGGACGCTGAGTGGACAAAGAAGGAAATAGTATCCCCCAATGATCAGGTGGGACACTGAGCCCAGAAGTGGGCAGCAGGTGTAGAAGGCTGCACCAGCCCCCAGCAGCAGACCCCCTGGGCCCCACCCCTCTGGACATGGCAAGGAAAGCTAGCGGTATGCAGAATGGAGGGTCCCGCCCCAGTCCAGGGCCAAGTGCCGCCTTACATGTGCGATGCTGATGCCACAGTAGATGGAGAAGGCCGTGGCCAGGTCCTCATCGAACTTGCTGAACCACGGCCCATTGATCTTGTTCACCAACTCAGCCACCCCGATGACCtctgaggaaggggaggggacaggagcaAACTGCTAGAGGGGTGGGGAAAACGGACCTGCCCTCCTCGAGTTTCCTCCGGCCAGGTCTCACGTCCAGCCTGGGATCCCTTGAgtcccgccccaccccaccccaggacacCCGCACCCCAGGGCCAAGCCCCTCCAGGCCCGCACCCTGGTTCTCATTCTTgatggggaagcagaggatgTTGCGCGTGCGGAAGCCAGTGCTGTCATCCACGCCACGGTAGAAGAGCGGGTGGGCATAGGCGTCGGGGATGTTCAGGATCTGGCCAGTGGTCGCCACATGGCCTGCGATGCCCTGGTCAGCAGGGATCCGGATCTCGTAGCTCTGCCAAAGTGGTGAGAAAACTGGTGGCTCTGAGCCCCCTGCATACTCTCCCCGCACCCCATTCCCTCCACACcccgctacacacacacacacacacacacacaccccgggcAGCCCCAGGGCCAGGTGCATGCACTCACCTCATCGTCCACCACACCCCCGTCGAACACCTTGGCCACTAGCTCATTCTGATCCAGCAGAAACACGGAGCAGCTGCAGAGAGGGGGTGAATGGGGGTCTAAGAAGTCTTGTCCCGCATCTACCTCCCCCACAATCCCCCACTTGAGCCCTGGGGTTCCTCTGAGCTGGCACTCAGCCATTTAAGTGATTTGGGGGTAGATGTACCCTCCTGTGTGCCAGCAAAGCCAGCTTTGGCCCAGCAGCATACAGCCAGACAGCAAGGAAAACAAATGCCTTAGCGGGCGGGGAAGGGCGGGGGGCAcaggaggggaggaggtgggtgatgggaggcagggcccctTCTGGGGGGAGATCCACTCACATCTCGGCATTGCTGAGGTTTCTGGCCTCCGTGATGATCTCCTGCAGCAGCACAGACACATCATCTGCAGGAGGGACGGTGGTGAGAGCCAGCTGCAGTGCTCAGGCCAGgtccctgccccaggcccacCTGCGCCCACCCGCGCCCAGCCCACAGCCAGgcatgagggagggcagagcaCTCACCCAGGTGAGTGAAGAGGTTCTTAGCCACTTGAAGAAGCGCCTAGGAGGAAAGAGGTACAGATTGCAAGAAACTCAGGATGGTGCTGAAGATGAGCAGGGTCTAATGACATCATCATCTGGCCACTAAGTGTGTGGGTGAGAGAGGCAGAAATCTCCTATATCTCTAAGATACAGAGtctttcaaaaacttcatggaaaatggaaaactgTCTTTGTGCCAAAATGTTTGAAACGAGAGCATATGGGATGGGGTGTCTTCAGAAAATTGGtggaaatgcatactatgaaaaacaCTTGCTGTAGATTTCcgtctactttttcttttttcttttacgcaccaaaataaacaaaattctatTTTCGTCAAGTCCAGCTGCCTGGTCCTTTATTGTAGTACTTGCACTGAACACTAGAGGGCGGTCACACCCAAGGCCTGCAGCTGGTGCCCAGACCATTGGAACCCCTGCCTGGTCCTCCCAGGAAGCCTGTGGGTTACAGGTTACACAATTGCCCCAGGGCAAGCCTGCCAGGAACCCAGAGGGGACAGGAGTGTTTCCTTGTGGATGACTCCCTGGAGCAGAGGGTGTGGCAAGTGGGTCCCTGAGAGATGCTCAGAGATGCTTGGGGCAGGTGGCTCACCTGGCACTCACACTTGAGCTTCTGCTCCTTCTGGAAGGCCAGGGTGCTGGTGAGCACTGTGCCCGTGTAGTGGAAGCAGTGCTGGATCACACGTTCGTCCTGCTCTGTGAATCTAGGGGAGGGGCATGAGGGTTcacggtgggggtggggctgcagcTCCTTGCTCCCCCCTCCCTACTTCCATTCCTCCAAGGAGCCTACCAGGATAGCCACCAGCTGTTGCAAACTCCCTCCTCGCTGTTCCAGCTTCCCCTCAGAGCTCCCACTACTCTTCAGGTCAAAATGTGTTCTTCGACAAGAAACCTGTTCCATCTACAGCTGGCATCCTTTTCTTCCCTTGGTGCACCAACCGCCCCATGGAGGGGAGCAGCACTGCCCTCTGTGTGTCCAGCTCCTGACCCCACCCTCTGTCCCTATCTGGGCCTGCTCTAGCAGCTGCAGAAACCTCAAAGCCAAGGCCACTCAAACTGGCCACCAACTGACCTCTAGGCAGAAAGCTGTAGGAGCTGGAGAGGCTGATAGTGGAGGTGATGAGGGAGCCTGCCTCTGCCCACTCCTCTCACCAATGTGGCTGGATCCCCAAACCTCAGCCTGGTTCGtccccacctccctgctcctggccataCTGTTCCCTGGTCTCAAAcacccttcctgccttcctcctgctAGCTTTGAAGGTCAACTTCAGCCCCTGTAGGTAGAGCCCTGACTGTGCCATAGGAGGCATGTGTGAAATGTCTTAACTGGCCTTTCCTCTGACATTACCACCAGCTCCATCCCACAGCCAGTGGGAGGGACTCTGGAACACCCCTTGTCTGGCTAGggagctaggctccaacacttTGGTCACTGTTTATGAGTTCCACACTTCTTAATATGTGTGGGACAGACAGGGTCCTGCCCTGGGCCTCAGGGACTTGCCATCCAGTAATTGTCTGGCTGTCCTACAATGAAACAtctcctgcagcagccaggaaccacaGCAGAGCTGGGTTCCAGAGACAGGCCCCAgtgctcctggccctgcctgggccccATCACATTGTGTAATCCCCTACTCCCCAGCCTTCCTGGGGCCAAACAGCCAGCCCTGGAACACACATATGAAGTGCTCAGCGCCCATCACCAGCTGCCAGCCAGTTCCACCttggctggttcatgtccccctGGGCCCACGCAACTGTCTACTGTACTCCCCACTGACTCCCCACTGACAGCTCTGAGCTCTTGGCCTTGGACGGCAGACACCTGCCGGACCCTCAAGCCCTGTATCCTGCTGGCCTCTCTCTGAATGCAGCCTCAGCCATGCAGCTCCTGAGCGGCGTTTGCCCCGCCCACCTGGACTTACAAGGCTCCTCCGAGCTTGTTGAAGGCGCAGGCCAAGGCCACCACCTGGTCAGTGGCCCGGCTGATGACAGGGACACAGAGCATGGCCTGCACCTCACAGCCCAGCATGCTTTGCAGCTGCTGCACATCATcctgtggaggggaggggagtgagggcAGAGAGCATGGGTCGCCACATGCCCCTACCACCACCCCCATGCAACAGGTGCTTCTAAAAGATGCAAACACGGCGGAAGCAGAGCAGGGTTTAGGGCAGGTCCTGTCTTTCCTGTTCCTAAGCTGTCACAAGCCCTGGCTGTGGGGGCTGGACAGTAAAggcttccctctccccctcctccagccATAGCTTACAGAGGTAAGGTCCTTCCATTGGATGGATTTCTTGTCACGCACCACCTGGCCCAGGCGTCCTGTCGTCAGCTGAGGGGGTAGGGAGAGGCTGGGTCACGGTCCCGGCGTCTGCAGACCAGGACCTCTCGACCCATTCTCAGCACAAATCTGCAAGGCTTCACCAACTCTATTAGTTAGTCCCCATTGAGGGTGGACTCaatggcaggaggaggaaggctggTCTGGCAGAATCCCCTAGAGAAGATTCTAGAGGGGAGAGAAGCCAGTCCCCAGCCAGGATTCTAATGGGATTCTAACAGACGCCTAGCCTGTCAGACTCAGGACTTGCTAGAAGATTCTTCACAACCCAAGATCCAGATAATCCCATCAGATCCCAAGAGAGCCTGGAAGATGTGTGTCTGGGGCAGACTCCCGCAGTGCCCCTCCAGACTACAGCCTCTGTCCACCAGAAACTCACCGGAAAGCTGATCTCTTCCCCCAGCACTTTGTCTCCGATGACCTGAGGAAGGGATGGAATGGCAGGGCCAGCCTCTCAGAGACCACAGAGCTTTTCCCTGTCCACCAGAAACCTGGGTCCCcatccagcccagctccagcacacCCCATAGTGGCCTGGAGCCCCACCTTGCAGGACAGCTGGAGGTTGTCCTCGGACACCAGTAGGAGGCAGCAGCGAGCTGCCTGAGTCTCTTGCTGCAGCTGTGGGGGAAGGAGGGGCGGGGTGAGAGGCTGATCACAGTTCCttccctctgctccccaccccaacccccgccTCCCTGACAGTCTCCAAAAGaatggaggagaggggaagggcgGCACGTGTGAATCCTGCCAGGGGGttgagtgccaggagccagggactcacgTATTGGAGAACTTTGAGCTGCAGGGAGGAGGCGTCCAGGTCGTAAAGCTCCCCTGCAAAGGCCGGTGCGGGTCAGAGAGGGCATCATCCTGGCCGGGAGGCCCTGCCTTCCAGTGCCATTCTCTAGATGAGGCTTCGCCTCCCCGTGCACCTGCCACCCAGGCTCTGCCCACCATCTGGCCCCTTGCTCAGATCAACCTGGTCCCTCCCCGGGGTCCACCTAGGCTGGGTCCTCACCACACAGCTGCAGAATCTTCTGGTCCTGGTCCGTGTAGGCTTCCCCACCCTTCTGGtcttccaccacctccacctgGGCATTCTGGATGGCTCCAGGGGCCGCGCTGGGCTCCCGCTGCTGCAAGGCACGCACCCTCCGCAGGGCCACCAGGGTCTGGAGAGGGCCAAGAAGTTAGCACGTCATTTGCTCCACCCTAGCTGTATTTGCCACTACAGTGTCCATCATCAGAACCTGGTCCCAAACCACCCAGTCCTCAGCACTCTGCCCTCCTGCCAGCTTCCACACCCTTAGCGCATCTCTgctctccagtccagctcctggctccttccaagGTCCCAGTTCCTACTCTGTCTCCACTCACAGGGAGTTGTTCTTGTTAAGGAGCATCGGAATCATGCATCCTTCCTGCCTGTTTACCAGGGTTTGGCCATCTTTTCTTGCCACTACCCTAGGCAGCTCGGGGTGCTATTATAATCTCCACTCTGAACTAAGGAATGGaggctcagggagctggagtcactTGCTGGGGCTGGAGCCGCCCTGGAGCCTGGGTCTGTCCACACCCTGACCGGACCACCTTCCCCAGCGCCCTGCCTCACTCACAtgcttctccactgcctgcaGGTTCCACTCTTCATTGTCACTCAGCTGGCCGCAGTGTACCTGGAAGGAGGGGAGCACGTGCTCTGTCCTCTCTTGGACACTGCACACTCAGGCCCCAGCAGCACACATATACACTCCACTCTGCAGGACCCTGTGACAAGCCAGGTGGCTTCAGCAAAGACCTCCTCCTGCAGAAAGCCTTCCAGGACTGACCCactttttctgccttctggctcttGTCCTGTCAGCATCAtggtcctggtgtgtgtgtggggggggggggacgagAGGTGTGTGGCTTGGAATCACCTCCACCACCCAGCCCAGGATGTGAGCCTCGGCCTCCCAGTTCCACCTTCTCTAGGGGGTTGAGCTACCCAAAGTCTGGACTACAGGAAGCAGTCCAACAGGTTGCATGTGCAGGGGTGGGGCATAGGAATGAAGGGCCGAGCTCATGGATGGATAAAAGGACTGACAAacgctctgcttccagccctgcatGCTTCCAGTTTCTGCCCTGCAGATGAGCCAAAACCCAGGAAGATCATGCAGCCGGAAATGGCATGGCTGGCACCGGTCACTCCCACCCCTCTCTGCCCACACCTTCCTCTCCCCAGATCCGTCCATCCTGTTCCTCTGCAGTTTGATTCTGTGTACTGATTGCCAGGGTTCCCCTCAGCCCATCCTTCACACACCCCAACTCTGCTTGGGTGCTTATGGAGGAAAACCAGATGCTGAGGAGTGGCAGGCCATAGCCTGCCATGGACCCGGCCGGCAAAGCTCCCACCTGCGGCACGGGCATGCTCAAGGCCACTTGCCACCTGCAGGAGTTCTCCTCTGTAcctgcactgggaggggttccctcccttccttgtcccctgctgcctctgctCTGGGATGCTGCCAGGAGCAGATGGAGAAGAGCATGAGGTCTTGCTGGGGTGGGATGAGTGGGGGACACAGCCGTGGGGAATGCCGGCTCCCACacctgggaagggagaggagggtgcGCAGCACGGGGGAGCTCAAAGCgggaggccatctgggaagcttCTAGAATTGGCTAGAAGGGTGGTGAGGCCAGGACCCAGCAGGTAGGTGCTGGTGGTGCGGGGTGGGAGGTATAGGGGAGAtgaggagcaggctgggctggggacgaGATGCTGCACTAAGTAGGTGGACTGCATCCCGAGAGTGCCAGGCAGCCACAGCAGATGTCAGTGGGGTACAGGATGGCCTGGAGGGAGTGACCGGGTAGGTAGGAGGTCCAAGAATCCCAAACAGGCTGTGGCAAGGCTCTGTCTGTGACTGCCACAGGATGAGGAAGGATGAAGTCAGGGCGTGACAGGTGGTTACATGCTGGTATCTGACTGGCACTCTTGTCCTTCTGACCTGGGCCCAGCCCTGAGGGAAAGGGAAGGCTGGTATCCTCCCAGGGTTGTCAAGATAACCAGCTCCTGGGCTGCCCCGGCAGCTGGGTCccaggtccagagccaggagggagGGTAGCAACCATGGAATCCCCCTTCCCCAGTACAAACATACGCAGGGTTACCTCGGCCAACCCTCCCAgcacgcgtacacacacacacacacacacacacacacacacacacacacagtcatgcagagcctcagccccacccccacacacatgctCCTCTCCCACACATAGAAGTCTCGCACACACATCCACGCTGTCTCTGCTGTCCTCGTGCGCATGAGCAGGCCTGTCCACCGGAAACTTGGATTCATAAAGCCCAGAGCCTGACGCCCtagcatgcatacacacacatgcacacacatagacatacacacagagttcCTCCCACATCCACACCTGCACCCATGGCCTTCTCCCACCTGTCCCTGCTAATCAGGTGGGTATCTGGTGTTCCATGTGGGAGCATTCAGCACTAAGCACTGGAGGCTGAGAGACGGCAGAGGGCCTGATCCAGTGCCATCTGCCTCCTATTCCTCACCATGGCCAGTGTGATATGCCCAATGGCATAAATGGTCTATCCCAGTACAAAGATCTTGGTGGCTGGCACAGCTGGAGGAAGAGTGGGCACAAATCAAGCATTAAATGTCAGCAACCAAGGGCCGCCCACTCCTCCAAGGGACTTACTAGCCTGGAATTAAGGAGTAGAGCCAAAGGCTTTCTGCATCACGGTGCCTCAAGCCACAGAGACCCATGCAGCcatgcagccctgcagccctgcacctgcatggcacaTTCCACAGGCACCCTCAGCTGACTGCATCCCAAGACCCCCTTGCAGGGCCCCCTGATTTTTTGTCTGGCACTTGCCATCATCTACAAGTCTATGCTGATGCCTCTCCAAGGTCGAATGTGGAAGCAGCGCCAGGCTGGTCTGCCCTGGTCCTCCACTCCTCACTCCTAGTGGGAGTGGGTACCTAGTGGGCATGGAGATGATGATGGGTGAGGGCCAGGTTGCTGGATGGATGCATGGATGGGTGATACATGGACACTAGGGCAGAAGCTCATCCAGGGGATGGACAGAACAAGGAGCTGGTGGCTCTGCCCTCCCCAAGAGCTGCCCAGGGGGCACTCCCTCTACCCCCACGGGAGGTCTGAGGTTGCCTAGGCCACCTCTGCAAGCCCAGAAGCATCTGTGAGATGCACATGCGTTGGGAGTGTCTCCCCGGGCATGAAAGGGCAGGCTTGacagaacagggaaagacttcaaATCCTCCTGAGAGGTGAGGGGACAGCTGCAAACTTCCTGCAGTCCCTTGGCCAAGAACGTGCACCAGCCCCAACCTCCCCGCTATCACACATCCACTTCCCTACCTTCCTcaagctgctccccttccccctcctctgctgctggccctgcccctgccccacagcCCCCGCCCCTGCCACTTCCCTTGCTACTCCCCTCTCAGCcacctcagcacctgctggcagcagTGATTTCCCTAGGCCAGTGGCTCGAGGGTACCCCAGTCCGCCCCAGAGAGCTCCTACAAGGTAAAACAGCTTTGTCCTAGGCCCCAGTCCCCAGCCTGGGGCAGGATCAGAGCGATTCTGCTGGGTGTGTTGGTTAAGTGATCTGACACTGAACCTTCCTgaacacacacgtgcacacatgtgtgcacatactGCAACACACagtgtatacatacatgcatgtatgcTTGCGCACATACAAAATGCACATGGTGTACACAATCCATGCACACGcacgcacgcgcgcgcgcacacacacacacacacacacacactggcctttCCTGTCTGAGGGGAAGGCTGGAGTCTGAACTCCTTATCCCACCAGCCGCCCTGCCCACAGAAAAACAACCATCAGCCCACAGGAAGGGCTTTCCAGGATCCTGGCACCCCCGACTCCTGACTCCTTTTTGTCAATACAGAAGGAGACATGCATCTGAGCCCTGCCTCCCCACGGCACAATTCATGCTTCCCCGTGTCCTGGTACTCCCAAGAGCCAGCCAGTTCTGGGACCACCCAGAGAGCACAGGCAGGGGGAGTGGTCCACtggagcagaagctgggagctgggggagcAGCCCCTCAGCCAGGCAGATGGGGTGCAAGGAAACCAAGCCAGGCACACCCTCCTCCCAGACCTGCCTCCTCCCTTCACCCCCCAGCAACTGGCAAAGGCCAGGCACCCGCTGGGGAGACCTTTCACTCCCTTTTAACAAGCTCGGCAGGGTCTCCTGGCACTCCGGGGCACAAGGCCTGCCCCTCTAGGGGCAGAGGCAGATCTCCAGTGAGGAGGACTTGGGGTGCTCACACTTCGTTCCTGGGATGGGATAAGGATTTAAATTTTCCACCTGCATGCAGAGAGGAAGGACATAAGAATCAGCCCCCTGAGACTCCCCCAGCCCCTGAGTCTCCATGGCAGGTGCAACGGGAAGCTGAGTTGCTGAGAGGCAGCAAGGagccctggcctgggtccttggcccagctccTCTCTACCTGCCTCACTTTCCTCTTCGATGATCCTCTGGCTCCAGGTAGCTCCCTCTCCCTAACTGCCCAGGCTGCCAACCTCTGGCCTGGATCTGCTGTGATGTGATGCCTCCCTTGGGGACCCTTCTGGTGGCCTTCCAAGCTCCCTCCCATACCCCTTGAT
The sequence above is a segment of the Ochotona princeps isolate mOchPri1 chromosome 4, mOchPri1.hap1, whole genome shotgun sequence genome. Coding sequences within it:
- the PDE2A gene encoding cGMP-dependent 3',5'-cyclic phosphodiesterase isoform X2, with protein sequence MQETQRTRWVCGWPLKNEQAKRGGPCRGAWIEAWRRGQQVFLKPDDLPPPPQPCTDSLQDALLNLGSVIDLVGLQRAIKEALSAVLPRVETIYTYLLDQESRLVCEDPLHELPQEGKVREAVVSRKRLSCNGLGSSDLPGKPLARLAAPLAPDTQVLVLPLVDKETGAVVAVILVHCGQLSDNEEWNLQAVEKHTLVALRRVRALQQREPSAAPGAIQNAQVEVVEDQKGGEAYTDQDQKILQLCGELYDLDASSLQLKVLQYLQQETQAARCCLLLVSEDNLQLSCKVIGDKVLGEEISFPLTTGRLGQVVRDKKSIQWKDLTSDDVQQLQSMLGCEVQAMLCVPVISRATDQVVALACAFNKLGGALFTEQDERVIQHCFHYTGTVLTSTLAFQKEQKLKCECQALLQVAKNLFTHLDDVSVLLQEIITEARNLSNAEICSVFLLDQNELVAKVFDGGVVDDESYEIRIPADQGIAGHVATTGQILNIPDAYAHPLFYRGVDDSTGFRTRNILCFPIKNENQEVIGVAELVNKINGPWFSKFDEDLATAFSIYCGISIAHSLLYKKVNEAQYRSHLANEMMMYHMKVSDDEYTKLLHDGIQPVASIDSNFANFTYTPRSLPEDDTSMAILSMLQDMNFINNYKIDCPTLARFCLMVKKGYRDPPYHNWMHAFSVSHFCYLLYKNLELSNYLEDIEIFALFISCMCHDLDHRGTNNSFQVASKSVLAALYSSEGSVMERHHFAQAIAILNTHGCNIFDHFSRKDYQRMLDLMRDIILATDLAHHLRIFKDLQKMAEVGYDRTNKQHHRLLLCLLMTSCDLSDQTKGWKTTRKIAELIYKEFFSQGDLEKAMGNRPMEMMDREKAYIPELQISFMEHIAMPIYKLLQDLFPKAAELYDRVASNREHWTKVSHKFTIRGLPSNNSLDFLDEEYEVAGLDGARAPVNGCCGLDTE
- the PDE2A gene encoding cGMP-dependent 3',5'-cyclic phosphodiesterase isoform X1; protein product: MGSTPSSPGWRGCWWRGAGVPGQQPWSGSRAGPAGLPQAGRSATAAAAMHRQPAAGLDPLAQEPESPGSRASGLEDALLNLGSVIDLVGLQRAIKEALSAVLPRVETIYTYLLDQESRLVCEDPLHELPQEGKVREAVVSRKRLSCNGLGSSDLPGKPLARLAAPLAPDTQVLVLPLVDKETGAVVAVILVHCGQLSDNEEWNLQAVEKHTLVALRRVRALQQREPSAAPGAIQNAQVEVVEDQKGGEAYTDQDQKILQLCGELYDLDASSLQLKVLQYLQQETQAARCCLLLVSEDNLQLSCKVIGDKVLGEEISFPLTTGRLGQVVRDKKSIQWKDLTSDDVQQLQSMLGCEVQAMLCVPVISRATDQVVALACAFNKLGGALFTEQDERVIQHCFHYTGTVLTSTLAFQKEQKLKCECQALLQVAKNLFTHLDDVSVLLQEIITEARNLSNAEICSVFLLDQNELVAKVFDGGVVDDESYEIRIPADQGIAGHVATTGQILNIPDAYAHPLFYRGVDDSTGFRTRNILCFPIKNENQEVIGVAELVNKINGPWFSKFDEDLATAFSIYCGISIAHSLLYKKVNEAQYRSHLANEMMMYHMKVSDDEYTKLLHDGIQPVASIDSNFANFTYTPRSLPEDDTSMAILSMLQDMNFINNYKIDCPTLARFCLMVKKGYRDPPYHNWMHAFSVSHFCYLLYKNLELSNYLEDIEIFALFISCMCHDLDHRGTNNSFQVASKSVLAALYSSEGSVMERHHFAQAIAILNTHGCNIFDHFSRKDYQRMLDLMRDIILATDLAHHLRIFKDLQKMAEVGYDRTNKQHHRLLLCLLMTSCDLSDQTKGWKTTRKIAELIYKEFFSQGDLEKAMGNRPMEMMDREKAYIPELQISFMEHIAMPIYKLLQDLFPKAAELYDRVASNREHWTKVSHKFTIRGLPSNNSLDFLDEEYEVAGLDGARAPVNGCCGLDTE